Proteins from a genomic interval of Pseudomonadota bacterium:
- a CDS encoding isoprenylcysteine carboxylmethyltransferase family protein, producing the protein MRALENRIPPPFLVLGLLALQAGVISPPPSHGVVGWVVMAVSFAGAAVFGFPALAGFFRAGTTIDPVHVERASVLVTSGIYAVSRNPMYVSLTLLLCTQAAWLGSPWAWVGPVFFVVFITRFQIIPEERMLTDRFGDAYIDWCGRVRRWL; encoded by the coding sequence ATGAGGGCGCTTGAGAACCGAATCCCGCCTCCATTCCTGGTGCTTGGCCTGCTTGCGCTGCAGGCTGGGGTCATCTCCCCCCCACCGTCTCACGGCGTCGTGGGGTGGGTCGTGATGGCCGTCAGCTTCGCCGGCGCCGCAGTGTTCGGATTTCCGGCCCTGGCGGGCTTTTTTCGCGCGGGCACGACCATCGACCCTGTGCACGTCGAGCGTGCATCGGTGCTGGTGACTTCCGGAATCTACGCCGTCAGTCGCAATCCGATGTATGTGTCGCTCACCTTGCTGCTCTGTACCCAGGCCGCCTGGCTAGGGAGCCCCTGGGCCTGGGTGGGGCCCGTGTTCTTTGTGGTCTTCATCACGCGCTTCCAGATCATCCCGGAGGAGCGCATGCTCACAGATCGCTTTGGTGACGCCTACATCGACTGGTGTGGGCGGGTGCGGCGCTGGCTCTAG